The DNA segment GGCATCGCTATCTGTTCGAAGCGATCGCCGAACTGGTGCGGCGAGGGCATCGCGAACTGTCGGTTCACTTGTACGGCGAAGGGCCCGACCAGGATTCGCTGCAGCAGTTGGTTGCGAAGCTTGGGCTGCAGGATCACGTTGAATTGAATCCCTACTTGGTCAACGTCCTGCCCGCGATCAAGAATGCCGACTTGTTCTGTTTGCCTTCACTGTACGAAGGAATGCCCAATGCTTTACTGGAAGCGGTTGCCCTCGGGATACCGGTTGTTTCTACCGACTGTCCTAGCGGCCCCAGGGAAATTCTGAATGAGGGAGAACTGGGAAGACTGGTCCCCGTCGCCGATTCCGTAGCGATGGCCGACGCCATCGCTGAGGTGATTGAGAACAAGCAGGCGGCTTTCGAATGGGCCGCGCGAGCCAAAAAAGAGATTCGTGCCCGATTCGATCCCGCGGCAGTGACGCCAGTTTTGGAGCAAATCCTCGAATCGGCAGTCGGGTCCTAGCGAGGCGCTGGACGGCTTGTGCAGGCTTTCATCGCTTCGAAACCTTCGGTGGTGAGCGAGTACCCACCCTTAAAACTTTCCGAAACAAGCAGGTCTCGGTCCGTCAGTGTTTCCAACGATTCGCGATGACGATCTAGGTCCGGTCCGTGGAAGCAAAGCATCTGACCGGGACGCATCAAAAATTCGCGGAAGACTCGGAGAACATTTTCTTCGCGGGTGGTCAGTGGAGCGTTGGGATTCAAGGTCTTTGCTGCGCGAGCCATAGAGAATGCCACATCAAGATTTATTGGGAGTTTGTTTGACGTTACCCATTCTACCTCGAACGCTAGCTTCGGAAAAGGATTAATCCTCGCTCGCAACGGCGATATCCGGTAAACAACTTGCCCGGGGATCCCCTAAGCCGACTGGTTGGTACAATTTGCCAAACCGAAGAAATGGCCCCAGCTGGCGGTTCACTGGCCGTCGGTTTTCGGTGATGTTGCGTACCCTTTTTGTCCTAAAGTCCTTTGTTTTGGTTCCCGATGACGATTTACCAATTGGGCGAGAAATGTCCCAAAATTGACCCCTCCGCCTATATTGCGGCCGAAGCGACGATCATCGGAGACGTCGAAATTGCCGCGGATGCGAACGTTTGGCCAGGAGCCGTCGCTAGAGGGGATGTCGAACCGATCCGCATTGGGGCTCGATCAAGTGTCCAGGACAATGTGGTGATGCACACCGACCCAGGATTTCCATTGCATATCGGCGAAGATGCGACGATCGGACATCAAGCAACGCTGCACGGGTGCACGATCGGACGCGGCGCGTTGGTCGGCATGCAGGCGGTCGTGTTGAATGGGGCCGAAATCGGCGAAGGATCGCTTGTCGCTGCGGGGGCGCTGGTCACCGAGGGCAAGTCCTTCCCGGCTCACAGTCTGATCCTGGGATCGCCCGCCAAGGTCGCCCGTCCTCTGAGAGAAGACGAAATCAAAAACATACAGGCGTTAGCTGCCAGGTATGTTGAACGAGGCAGAGACTACCGCGAGAACTTGAAACCGGTGACACCTCAGGAATAATTTGGTGTCGGCGGTTGGTAGTCATCGATATCGATTGATCGAAACCAATCGATTGTTTTCTGAAGGCCTTCGGAAAGGGGAGTGGTTGGTTCCCAGTCCAGTTTTTCTTTTGCCAGTCGAATGTCGGGCCGGCGACGCGTCGGGTCGTCGGTAGGAAGCGGTTTTTGGACCAGCTTCGATTCGCCTCCGACCTTCTCCATAACCATTTCGGCAAGCTGCCGAATCGTAAATTCGCCTTGGTTGCCGATATTGACCGGGCCTGCGAACCCTTCGGAATTGTTCATCATTCGGACGATGGCTTCGACCAAGTCATCACGATAGCAGAACGATCGAGTTTGCTCGCCGTCCCCGAAAATGGTGATCGGTTCGTTACGCAGAGCCTGCCGGATGAAGTTCGAAACGACACGTCCGTCGTAAGGGTGCATCCGTGGTCCGTACGTATTGAAAATGCGGACGATCCGAGCATCGACATTGTTGCTGCGGCGGTAGTCCATGCAAATCGATTCCGCCGCTCGCTTCCCTTCGTCGTAACAGGCGCGAGGGCCAATCGGGTTGACGCTACCGCGGTAGGATTCAGGCTGCGGATGGACGTCCGGGTCGCCGTAGACTTCGCTGGTGCTGGCTTGCAGGAAGCGAGCTCCACAGCGTTTGG comes from the Roseimaritima multifibrata genome and includes:
- a CDS encoding UDP-glucuronic acid decarboxylase family protein — its product is MIHRILVTGGAGFLGSHLCERLVEEGHDVICLDNFFTSQKSNVVHLLNRPNFELIRHDITLPIFLEVDQIYNLACPAAPGHYQFNPIKTMKTSVMGVINMLGIAKRCGARFLQASTSEVYGDPDVHPQPESYRGSVNPIGPRACYDEGKRAAESICMDYRRSNNVDARIVRIFNTYGPRMHPYDGRVVSNFIRQALRNEPITIFGDGEQTRSFCYRDDLVEAIVRMMNNSEGFAGPVNIGNQGEFTIRQLAEMVMEKVGGESKLVQKPLPTDDPTRRRPDIRLAKEKLDWEPTTPLSEGLQKTIDWFRSIDIDDYQPPTPNYS
- a CDS encoding gamma carbonic anhydrase family protein; the protein is MTIYQLGEKCPKIDPSAYIAAEATIIGDVEIAADANVWPGAVARGDVEPIRIGARSSVQDNVVMHTDPGFPLHIGEDATIGHQATLHGCTIGRGALVGMQAVVLNGAEIGEGSLVAAGALVTEGKSFPAHSLILGSPAKVARPLREDEIKNIQALAARYVERGRDYRENLKPVTPQE